Part of the Halalkalibacter krulwichiae genome is shown below.
TCCCCATTTTTACAAAGCTGTTTCAAGAAGGCATGGAGCAAGGTTATGTTGACCCTACTCTTTCGCAAGAAGCGATTCTTTTTTACATTCAGATGTTAAAAGACTATATACAAAAGGAAGAGATCTATAAAAAGATCCTTCCATTAACAGAAGAAATTACGAGTATTTTCTTCTATGGAATTGTTGGAAAGAAAGAGAATGAATAACTCTCAATAATTTTAAGGAATTTATTTCAACTCTTCACCTCTAAGACCATTACTAGTCAAACAAGCGGTTTCTTTCCCCTCAAACTTATGAGATACTTAATAAAATACCATAAAGGAAGTGGGAACTAACTTGAAAAATAAAAATAAATATGTGTCAAATCAAAAGGTGCGTCTTAAAGCTACAGGTGAAACGATCACGATAAATAAACATAGCTATGTCCCAAATATGAAAAGATTTTCTTACACATGCTTGGAATACCCAAGTACATTCTATTTTGAGGAAGAATTAGAAGATCTTCAACCTTAACTTGAATTTTTTTCAAATTAACCTTGCAATTACCTATCTTTACTGATATGATAAGTATAATTATTTTTGTTCGATAGTACTGATAGAGTAAAGACTTTCTTAATTAAGTGGTTTTGTCTTGATGGATTATTCATGAGCAAGGATAGTAATAATTTTTGTGGGTAATCCACGTTGGAGGCAATATCATGACACAAGGTACAGTAAAATGGTTTAATGCAGAAAAAGGTTTCGGATTTATTGAAGTTGAAGGAAGCGACGATGTATTCGTACACTTCTCTGCTATTCAAGGTGAAGGTTTCAAATCATTAGAAGAAGGTCAAACTGTAACATTTGAAATCGAGCAAGGTGCTCGTGGACCACAAGCTGCTAACGTTCAAAAGTAATGAACGTTATAAAGGACTCTCAAATGAGAGTCCTTTTTTTATTTATTTTTCTTTTTTCGTCCTTTTGTTGCTCGTTGGTCAGCCGCTTCCATTCGTGCCATTGCTTCTTGATCTTCGGAATCAGCTAGCTCTTCAGAATATTCTACATCATCAAATTTACCTTGTATTTTTTTCTTCTTTCCCATTTTTAACGCTCCTTTGATTGTTTATTTCAGCTAACAAATGTTAGACCTAAGTTTAATATGAGCGTTTTTATGATTACAATGAATTGAAATTTTTGGTTTTACTTCTTCAACTTCACTTGAAAATTTCTCTTTTTAATAAGCTTTCTTTTGAAATTATTCTGTATGTCAATTACACATTTTGGAACTTATTTTATAATTTTTAACATTATAGGAAAATTCACTCAGTGTTTTTCATGGGAAACAGAGCTGTAAGGAGCAGAACGGTGATAAATGAATAAGAAATGCCGTTAGGGTTATTACATCAGTATGTATCTAAGAATATATCTTTAAATCCCTCTATTCAATAATTGTGTTTTAGTGTTAGCTTCGTTACGATGTAAAGCATTGAACGTTCGAAGCAACGTTAACTATATTAGGAGGTACAGAGATGAAAAAGAAAACCATTATCCTCATCACAGTCCTTTCTTCCATGGCTGGTTTTTTCTTATTACAAAACATTAATTTATCAAAGCAAATAGAAGAAGCGAAAAAGTTTGAAGAAGTTCAAAAAGTGAATCAAAACATGCAGGAAATGCAAGGGTACTTTGCGAGTAAGTTAGTTTCTGTTGATTTCGATAAAAACTATGATTCTTGGGTAACATCAATGGATGTAGCTGATCAGCTGCACGAAGATAGTGATGGGAATTTCAAAAAAGAATGGGGTTTATTTTTAGCTGAATTATCTCAACAACATGAAATTGACCCCTTTATCGTTTATGAATTGTTAAAAACAGAAACAGGAGGCACATTCGACCCCACTCTTGTCGGTCCAGAGACACGCTTTGGTCACGCTTATGGGTTAGCTCAGTTTATGAAAAATACCGCCCCTTGGATTGCTGACATGGCTGATTTACCCTATAATGATGAATTATTATTCGACCCACTCTATTCCATTCAGCTATCGGTAACGTATTTAGATTTTCTTTATAATAAGTACAATGATTGGGATCATGCATTAACCGCTTATCATCGCGGGATGGGCGGATTAGAAACGTATCTCGGTGAAAATGGACATGCTAAAAGTGCTTATGCGGTCGAGATACAAGATGGTGCGAAGCAATTTGATTTAATTGCATATAATAAATAATGAAAGGATGACTAGAAGGTTCAAGGCTTTCTATGTCATCCTTTCTTTTCACTTTACATATTTTAATTCTTCAATTAATACAGATTCTATTTTCTTTGTATCATCTGGGTGAAATATATGTGCTGATTTATCCATCCATAAGAATCGCTTACCCATTCTTGCATCTATTTCATTATAAAATGTCTCAACTAACTTGCTACTGACATGAAAATCATGTTTGCCGTGAATAAACGTAATCGGTACCTCTACTTTCTTTACCATCGTCAAAAAATCGATATTAGGTAACTCATTTATAAAATCAATTGTATAGATTAATTTGAAACCTTTATAAAAAGAGTTATATATATCTTTAAGAGAATAATCTTTAGAGCTTATTAACACCTTTATTACAGATAAGTACCCAGGGTGTTTCACACCCTTCTTTGCATCTGAGTAAATCATTGAATTGAATCGAGCTTGCCATTTTCTTAATATCCCCCATTGTTCAAAGCTTTCTACAAAAGGAGGTTGACCGACCTCCGTTAATTCTTCTAATGCTTTTTTATGATTTCTTTTTTTAGCTTGGCCTTTGGCCCATGTTAGAGCTAGGCGATCATTCTCAACCCAATTAATTATTTGCGAAACGCCTATATACGAGTGATACTTTTCCGGATATAAATGTATTAATTGTAGACCAATCACTGATCCCCAGGAATGACCAATTAAAAAGATTTTTTTTGGTTAAACTTTTTTCTTAAATACTCTGTTATTTCATTGGCATCGTTAATAAATTGAGTAATATTCATCGTCTCACTGTTAATTACCTTACTATAGGACTTCCCAGTGCCTCGCTGATCCCAAAATACAATAGTAAATTTCTTAACAAGTTCTTTTGTATTCGACACAATCGTGTAATCCACTCCTCGACATGAGACACCTGGTAAAGGCATTGATGGACCCCCGTGTAAGAATAACAAAATAGGATTGTCTTTTCGTTCTCCTTGAATGAGAAGAGCTTGGTCAATACCACCAATTTGAATCTTCTCTACGACGCTAATTCCTTTATCTGAAACCAAGAAATCTGTTTTTTTTAGGGAGAACCCCATCTTTATCCCGCCCTCTTTAATACTTTATTCCTATACTACATAATTAAAAATAGTACTCTTTATCCTAAAATATGTATAGGAAATCCAAAAGTAGGTCTTTAGTACCGAATACAAGAAAGACTAAAGAGTGGTGATTGTTTTTTTTATTTTTACCCTCTGTTGCCATATTTCTTTGCTCTTCTATCTGCTTTTTTATCAGCTACGATAAAACATGCATGGATGGCTCCTGGCAACCAAAAGAACATGGTTAAAATTAAGTTCAAAACTGCTTGGAAAGGTCGGCCAGCTAACAATACTGCCAGCGGTGGTAATAAAACAGCGATTAAATACATCATTACACTCACCTCAATATTCTTTCGTTTAAACTCATTCTAAGTTTACTTAACAGATGGCTAATTGTCACGAAGCTGCTTCATCTAAATTTCTATTTATATTTCGTCTCTTTATAGGGGAACCTTCTTAATAAAGCTGAGTTAGGAGGGCTTATCTTGAATGAAATTCCAACAACACTTGTTTTATTGCTAGTTTTTTTACTCTTTTTATCTGCCTTCTTTTCATCTGCAGAAACAGCTTTTTCAAGTGTAAACAAAATTAGGTTAAAGAACTATTCAGACGAGGGCAGAAAAGGAGCAAAAAGATCTTTAGCTATTGCTTCTAACTTTGATGAAGCACTTTCCACAATTTTAGTTGGAAATAATTTAGTGAACATAGCTGCAGCTACCCTTTCTTCTCAATTAGCTATACAACTCTTCGGGCCTAACTTAGGTGTCTTTATAAGTACTTTTGTTGTCACTATACTCGTTTTAATTTTTGGTGAAATTCTCCCAAAATCTTTTGCAAAAGAGTTCGCGGAAACATATAGTTTGAAAATTTCTGGTGTATTATTTCTATTAATGCAGATCTTTAAACCAGTTACTTGGGCTTTTATTCAAATACGAAAAGCTGTTTCAAAATTAATCAGGCCCAAAGCTAACGTCCCCTCATTGACTGAGGAAGAATTAAAAGTCATGATCGATATTAGTGAAGAAGAAGGAGTCATTGAACAACATGAAAGAGAGCTAGTTCATCGCTCTTTAGAATTTAATGATATTATTGTCGCTGAAATTTTAAAACCTCGTACGGATATCATTGCCATTAATAGTAAAAGCACAATTGAAGAAATTAAGGAAGTTTATTTTCGAGAGCGCTACTCACGGATTCCTGTATACGAAGGACACATTGATAATATTATTGGAATTCTTTCCGAAAAAGACTTTCTCACATCATTAGTAAAAAATGAACATGCTGAGATAAACATTCAGTCATTAATAAGGGACCCTTTATTCGTTGTGGAGTCGATGAGAGTATCAAACCTGTTGCCGCAATTACAAAAACAAAAAACACATATGGCAATTGTCGTTGACGAATATGGTGGAACTGCTGGACTGATTACGTTAGAGGATATTCTGGAAGAGATCGTAGGTGAAATTTGGGATGAACATGATGAAACGATTAAGTTATTAAAACAAGTCGATCCCTCTACGTACATAATTTCTGCTGATTACCCTCTTGATGATTTCGCTAGACTCACAAAAATTGAGTTGCCTGATTCAAGCTATCACACATTAGGAGGATGGTTAATGGAGCTTTTCCAGAGATTACCTCATAAAGGTGAACAAATTTCCTATGAACATATTACGCTTGAAGTTGATGAAACTGACGAAAAACGTTTACGTCAGATCAAAGTTGTCATGTAAGCAATTTTCTAATTCACTTTGTTTTTTTGCTAAGGAATGTATGAATAGTACTCTAAAACTATTCATACATTCCTTACTAATTTATACATACCTTTTTCATCGACTGAATTTTTTTCTACACACTGATATCTTTATTTTACAAAAGTAATATAATCTTACATACTTTTTGATGATAACCAAAATAATCGAAGGCTTTCCTAAAGACCTTTCGTCTTTTTTGCTGTATGATTAAAGGGTAATAATAATTAAATACAGGCTCTATGATCAAACGTTTTATGAATTGAGGTGATGATTTTGCATCTTACCAGTTATACTGATTATGCTCTTAGAACTCTTATTTACTTAGGGACTCAAAAAAATGATAATACGCTAGCAAGAATTAAAGAAATATCAGAAATCTATAAAGTTTCTACTAACCATATGAGTAAAGTTGTCTATGAATTAGGACAAATAGGTTTGATTTCAACAGTTCGTGGAAAAAATGGCGGAATTAAATTAGCTAAAGATCCTGCAGATATTAATATAGGTGCAGTTGTACGTAAAACAGAAAACTTACATATCGTAGAGTGCTTTGATAAAGAAAATAATATGTGCATCATAAGTCCTGCATGTAACCTGAAGTTCACTTTAAACAAAGCTCTTCAAGCCTACTTATCTGTCCTGGATCAATATACACTTGCTGATGTCATTTCAAACTCTGATGAACTACTCGATATTTTCCGCTCACATGATAGACAAGTTTAAAGAAAGAAGGCTGATTGAGAGGATTAAATCCTCTCAATCAACCAGCGTTAGAGTTGTATTTCTTCCTTTCTTTTCGTTTGTTTAACATTAAAAAAATCTCCTCCTGATAGTTGCACTTCTCCCTCCTTATCTTTTTTCAATTTAGGAATATTTTTCGAACAATGGATAAAAGCTTCTTTAATCTCAATAATGACCCACCTTGTAGCTTTCTTCCCCTCTTCTATTCGTATGTCCATTCTTTGTTCTTCTGAGAGATTAAGGGCGTCTAATTCTTCATTCTCGTAGATATACGCTTTGCCATTAACATGCAAACCAATTCTGTGCTCAATGAAATCGATAAACATTAAACCTATATTCGGGTTTTCTATCATATTTCCCATACTAGCCATTACGCCATTTCCTCGATATTCTGGATACATAAGCGTCGATTGATTAAGGATTTTTACAAACCCTCGTGGTCCTGACCTAAAGGAAGAGTCACAGTTTCCTTTTTGATCTGAAGTCGAGATAAAAACCATTTCTTGATTCTTAATGAATTCTTGCATAAATACATTAACATGATCTAACATTTGATTGTCATAAAAAGCTTTAGCACGCTTTGTAGTTTGATACTTTTCTTGCAAGACCTGTTCTCCTGTCATTTTAGGCATAGTCCAAACCCCTTTTCACTACCGGTATAGGTTTAACTAAGTATTATTTTTATTTTAGCTGAAAATTCAAATTTTAGTTGATTCCTTGTGAGGTTTTCTAACAAGCTTAAAAAGGCGTTGTTTCAAAAGGGCTTTTCTGGCCTTTTGAAACAACGCCTTTTTTTAATTGACAATGTTATCGTTATGCTTCTATGCTTTTACATTCTAATCCTAGCGCTCTTTATTAACTTGGAATTTAGCTATACGGTTTTCTTTAAGATCTTCTTGTTCAGTTTTCTATATAACTCATCATTCGAATCACATTTAACTACTTTTCCATCGACCAGAGAGAAGGGACACTCTTTACATGTTTTGCATTTCCCTAAACATCCTTTTCTCTTAATCTTTAAATCAGGATAAGACGATTTTAACGTTTTATATAGTTTCTTAGTTTTAAAGTCATTTTCTTTACAGAAATAGATCTTATCCATCTGTTGCACCTCTTAATTAATTGATAATTATAATCATTTTCATTTTATCAAAAACGAAGTGAACAGTAAATGTTTAATAGTAACATTTTAGGTCATAAACTGAATACTAGGACTAGCTATGTTTTCACAAAAAACACCTTAATGTATCCGTTCCCAAATAACATTAAGGTGTTTGTCCTATTTCATTTAGTTACGCCTATTATATAGTAACTCTCAGACTTAATCTTAAAATCACTTATCCTGTTTGCATTCTATACTACCTGATCATGTTCAGTCACTGGATGAGGCTTGTTAAAAGCATTATCTTTTGAATTCAGACTAAATGCTGCAAAAATTCCTACAGTTGCACATGCAATAATATAAATAAAGGCAGAGACATACATTCCATTAGAAATTTCAATTAAAAATCCCATTACCATCGGCGCTAATAATGCGCCAATCATTCCGCCAAGATTTACCATTCCAAATGTAGACCCTAACACGTTTTTAGGGAATAGCTTATGTGGATGACTAAAAACTGTCGCGACAACAGGGCCGTGAAAAAGCATACAAATTGATTGGTAAACAATAACAAGAGCAACGGACGAAGCATTGTATAACATGTACAGTGATCCAATCATGATAAGTAGACTCACGATGGAAAGGTGTTTTTCTTTTCCGCTTAGACGTGATTTAATCAGTTGCCCACCGACAATAACCCCAATTGCTCCAAATAAGGCAGGTATCGATGTTAGCAGCCCCATAGACATCAAATCAAGACCTCTTACATTGACAAGATAAGGAGGCATCCAAGAAATGAGTCCCCATACGACTGTACTTACTGCAAACCACATAATTGCTAATTGCCAGCTCGTTGGAACTTTTAAAATATCTTTAAAAGATGATTTTTCAATTCGATCTTGTTTAATTACTTCGATCAGCATATTCTCCGGTCTTAAATAGTGCCACATTAGCCAGGCAAATATGATACCAATTAAGCCAATGGCGATAAAGAGATTTTGCCAACCAATCCATACTAGTAGTGGTGTAGCTATTAAAGGGGCGATCACCCCTCCAAGTGAATTGGAAGACATCATAATTGTCTGAGCACTTGTTCGTTCTTCTTTAGGAAAGGCATCAGCAATGGCTTTTGAGCTCGCTGCCGGATACCCACCTTCCCCAAGGCCGAACATAAAACGAATAATAATCATTGATAAAAGCGACCAAGCCATCCCAGTTAAAACGGTGAAAAATGACCAAACGAGTATGGCAATTGTTATGACTTTTCTTGATCCATATTTATCAGCTAACCAGCCTCCTGGTAATTGCATCAAAGTATAGCCAGCAAAAAAGCTACTTAATACGATCCCCATTACAGACGGGCTCAGGTTAAAGTCTTTGGCAATTTCGACAATTCCTACGTTCATTGCCATCCTGTCTAGATAAGATAAACACCATCCTAAAAATAGGAGTACAAGAATCGTTTGTCTTTTGTTCTTTTTCGGTTGTTTCATAACTTTCTCTCCCTCTTATTTACTCATATGTAATGAAAATTCCTTGCTGTCTTGTTGTGATCCGTTTAAATAATCAAAAACAAGTGATATAAACATTTTTCCTGCGATAAGAATGGACTGCTCGTCTACATCAAATTTAGGATGATGGTGCGGGAAAACAGCCTGAATATCAGGATTCTTCCCTCCGACATTAAAGAATGCACCGGGTCTCTTTCTTACATAGTAAGCAAAATCCTCCATCGCCATTTGCAAAGGGGATTCTGAAACATTTTCTTTCCCTACAATTTCTTCCCCTATTCGTTTAATCCGAAGGGCTTCTTCCGGGTCGTTACATACAGAAGGGTAACCATATTCATAATTGACTTCACTTGTAGCTCCCGCTGAGCTACAAGCCCCCTCTGCTATTTGCCGTATATTTTTTTCAGCAAGCTCGCGCGCTTCATTCGAAAAGGTTCGAACAGTCCCAGACAAAGTCACTTTATCTGGAATAATATTATAGCTGCTAACACCATCAAAGGAACATACAGTTATAACAGAGGGATCTGTCGCATTTATACGACTAGCAGCGATCTGTTGAATGCCAGTAACAATTTGACTTCCTATAAGTATGGGATCAATCGCAAGGTGCGGTGAAGATCCATGCCCCCCTTTCCTTCGATAACAATTTCAAATTTATCTCCAGCTGCCATCATATAATTTTCTTTAAAACAAACTTGACCTACTGGTACATTTGACAATACATGAGCGCCGTAGATCACATCTACATCATTGAGACAGCCATCTTCAATCATTGCTTTTGCTCCACCAGGAATGACCTCTTCGGCAAATTGATGAATAAACAATACATTGCCATGCAGATTGTCTTTCACTTTACTAAGCGCGCATGCAGTACCTAGTAGTGAGGCAGTATGAATGTCATGCCCACATGCATGCATGACACCGGCTATTTTTGATTTATAAGGAACAGATTTCTCATCTTGAATGGGTAGTGCATCAAAATCAGCACGGAGAGCAACTGTTTTTCCTGGTTTTCCTCCTTTTAGTAAAGCTGTGACTCCCCGTCCTCCCACTTCAGTTTTAACCTCAAGTCCTAGTTCTCTTAAATAGGTAGCAATCATTTCTGGCGTTCTTTGTTCTTCAAATGATAATTCAGGGTACATATGTAAATCACGTCTAATACTAACAAGCTCTTCGAATTTTGCTTCGAGTTCTTTATATGCTACTTTTTCCATACCTATTTCCTCCTCTAACCTTTGTTAACGCTTGCAAATTAAAGAATAGTAATACTTTTCTGTGATTACTAAATATTATATAATTTCAAGTAGAACATCAATATGTAAGTAAACAATGTTAGTGTAGTGAAATTGTTGATATCAACAACAGGCGGTGAAAATGTGGCGGCTAATAAAGAAGTATTTCTTAATCAATTAAGTTTTGAAAACAAAAAGGCACTGGATCATGTAATGAATTTAATGGAAAGTTTTCGAGCAATGAACTCGACTCTCGAATTGGATGAGGTCCTAAAAAAAATCATGCATTACGCATTAAATATCGTCGAGACCGCAGAGGCTGGCTATATTCAAATGTTGGATGAATCCTCAAATAAACTGATCATAAAGGCGAGTGTGGGCTTTAATGATAACATTAGCTTCTTTAAAGTAAATGTCGGTGAGTCTATTACAGGAAAAGTTTTTAGAGATGGTTGTGTGCGGCTAATTTCCTCACGGGAAGAAATTTATAATAGTATGGGTGATTTGAGCAGAGAGAATTTTGACTTGATAGATACGGCCCACTATAACAATCAAAATATAAAGTCTATATTAGCCGTTCCTGTTTCATTCGGAAAAAATCGGATTGGGGTAATGACACTTCATTGCTTTGATATTGAAGACGGAATTAGCGAAATCGATCTCCACCTCTTACAAAGTTTCGCTTCGCAAGCAGCGATCGCCCTTTATAATGCGAAACTCCATACCGAAGTGCAAGAAACATTGAATGAAGCAACCCTTTTATCGCAAAGGCTCAAAGAAACAAATATCCTATTAGAAAAAAGAACAAACATTCATAATCTACTCACAGGATTATCAGTTGAGAATAGAGGGCTTGATGCGATTATTTTAGAAATGAATAAATTAATGAAAAGCAATTGTGTGTATGTCGATTATGTTGAAGGAACATTTTCTCCAAAACACGATAAGTATTTTGCAAGACGTATAGATGACCTCTTCCTTCTTTTCCGAACAAAAACGAAACCTGCTTATGTAACAATCTATGATACTGTGTCCGTACATTGTTTCATTTACCCGATTAGATCAGGTTCCATTTTATTAGGCTGTCTTATTGTTGAAGGAAACGCTCCATTATCACAACTCGACCATTTAATCATAGAGCAAGGAGCACCCATTCTATCTCTTGAAATTATGAAGCGAAGATCGCAAACGGAAATCATGTACAAGAAAACCTATGAATCGTACCAACAATTTTTGAAAATTAAAAATCCGAAGCAGGCTGAGCTTACTGCCGAAGAATTAGGAATTCATCACCATTCTTTTCTTCAAACAGCTTTAATTGAATTAGATGGAAATCTCGACCTACATTCTCTCGAAAACGAAGCACTGCTACTACTATCACACCTGAGAGAGCAAATGCCTTTTAAAGATAGTCTGCTCTTTAGCTATAACAATAAAATTACGGTTTTTTCTGCTGTTCAAAATGCAAATCAGGAAGCATATTGGATAGAAATTATCGAGAACGCCATAAAATGGTGGAACGACCGGTATACCGTAGTAGCCCGAGGGGGAATCAGCACAGGATACTACCCTCCTGGACAAGCCGAAGAAAATCATGTAAAAGCTGAGAAAGCTCTTCTCTACTTAAGGAAGCAAATAGAAAAAGGGATCATTCATTATAAGAAAATTGGAATCAGTAGCTTTTTTTTAGATCGTCCTCCAGCAGAAATAGAGGCATTCATGAAAGAGACATTTTCTCCATTATGGACAACCCATGAAAAACAAGAGGAATTACTCGGGACTCTTTTTACCTATATTCAGAACAACCGGTCTATGGCGGCTACTGCCAAGGAGCTTCATATCCATACAAACACACTCTATCATCGCATCAAGAAAATAGAGCATCTCCTTAGTTTGGATTTTAACTGTTACGAGGATTTTCTAAAGGTACAACTTGGGTTTTATCTTTATAAAAAATTTTTGGAGGATTAATAGATTGATAAGCAATGAAATTATCTTTTTCTTGCTTAGTTGTTAGTGAACGAATGAACGTAAAAAGGATTCTTCTTATTGTGAAGAATCCTTTTTATTACCGGTAATAAATTTACGGTAATATTCATATAAGTTTTTCCGATTCTTTTTTAATTGTATATTTAAAAAGACAACCTTCTTTTTATTATCATTTACTAGCCAAGACTCGAAGTCACTTCTCAAAGTTAGATTATCCTCATAATCTCGATTGAGGATTTTAACCCAGTCACCTGAGCGAACACCACACCGATATTTTGACATAGGTTTTTTCACTACAATTCCTTCTAGTCCATATCTTTTTACGACTTCAAAATAGGTTTGTGAGTTTCCTTCAAACCATTGAGAAGTTACAATCGTAATGGTATCAGTAGGAATGATTTGATCTAGTATCTTCTTGCGTTTTAAAAGTGGGAATTGAGTAATTTTCTCCCCTCGATAATACAATAGATCATACGCTACATATTGCACAGAAAGAGTAGTCTCTTTTTGTTTGATTTTATCCATCAAGAGCCTATAACTTGGTTTATTATTACGATCGGGTACAATTAATTCTCCGTCTAAAATGACTCCTTTTGGTAATTGCACAGAAATGAGCTCAGGAAATAAATGGGTTACATCATGACCTGTGCGAGTATACAAACGAGGATTGTTGTTTAAGTTAGAAAATATTATTCGAATCCCATCTAATTTTAATTCAGTAATGACATTAGCATAATCTTCTGGGGGTGTATCAACCTCTTTTAATAACATCGGAGATAAAAACATGAAATCACCTCTATGTTATCATACAAAAGTTGTTCTCTTTTAGCATTAGTATTTTTCTCCCAGTGCCTTTTTAAACAAATGTTACATTACTTATCAATTTTTTTAATGAATAAGCTTTATTTAATCAACTCATTCTAATATTAATACACTCTAGGAGGAA
Proteins encoded:
- a CDS encoding helix-turn-helix domain-containing protein, which encodes MAANKEVFLNQLSFENKKALDHVMNLMESFRAMNSTLELDEVLKKIMHYALNIVETAEAGYIQMLDESSNKLIIKASVGFNDNISFFKVNVGESITGKVFRDGCVRLISSREEIYNSMGDLSRENFDLIDTAHYNNQNIKSILAVPVSFGKNRIGVMTLHCFDIEDGISEIDLHLLQSFASQAAIALYNAKLHTEVQETLNEATLLSQRLKETNILLEKRTNIHNLLTGLSVENRGLDAIILEMNKLMKSNCVYVDYVEGTFSPKHDKYFARRIDDLFLLFRTKTKPAYVTIYDTVSVHCFIYPIRSGSILLGCLIVEGNAPLSQLDHLIIEQGAPILSLEIMKRRSQTEIMYKKTYESYQQFLKIKNPKQAELTAEELGIHHHSFLQTALIELDGNLDLHSLENEALLLLSHLREQMPFKDSLLFSYNNKITVFSAVQNANQEAYWIEIIENAIKWWNDRYTVVARGGISTGYYPPGQAEENHVKAEKALLYLRKQIEKGIIHYKKIGISSFFLDRPPAEIEAFMKETFSPLWTTHEKQEELLGTLFTYIQNNRSMAATAKELHIHTNTLYHRIKKIEHLLSLDFNCYEDFLKVQLGFYLYKKFLED
- a CDS encoding ATP-dependent DNA ligase — encoded protein: MFLSPMLLKEVDTPPEDYANVITELKLDGIRIIFSNLNNNPRLYTRTGHDVTHLFPELISVQLPKGVILDGELIVPDRNNKPSYRLLMDKIKQKETTLSVQYVAYDLLYYRGEKITQFPLLKRKKILDQIIPTDTITIVTSQWFEGNSQTYFEVVKRYGLEGIVVKKPMSKYRCGVRSGDWVKILNRDYEDNLTLRSDFESWLVNDNKKKVVFLNIQLKKNRKNLYEYYRKFITGNKKDSSQ